CGGGCAAGAAGAGTGCTTGAAGTAATCGGACCTGATGGTTTAGAAGTACCAGGAACATTAGTAGATTGCTGCGGAGGTATAAGTTGACGAGGAGGTCGCCGAAAAGATGAAACTGCACGCAGAGCTTCATTAGCAACACGCGtcgcttctttttcaaccAATATGCTTTCAGTCTGGGAGGCTTCCATGATATCGTCGTGCTTTAAAGTACTCTGAATACCAGCACTAGCAAAAATATCATCAAGGACGGAATCATCCCCTAAAGTCGAATCAGAGTTTGTCTTAGTAACATTTGACTCTTGCGGTGGTTTATACTTTTCCATCGATGCAATCcccattttttcaaacacTTTGGAGCTGTTAACTTTTTTACCTTTGTCGTGAATTTTGTGCTTTTTTCGGTCACGAGCTGGAATATCTTCAGCTTCATTGCCATTTCTTGAGGAATTATCCTTTCGAAGTACTCGTTCAGATCCCAAAAACATGCTGCCTGTCTCAGTGCCCTCAGTCTTGTTATCGCCTAACGTAAACAAATCGTGCAAGTCCgtcattttaaaaaaccttctttgttttggatctttcaaaattttgttagTCAGAAACTGCTTAAAGATTTGACgatgataaattttttcttcaatagtTCCAGCAGTCATCAACCGATAAACTACTACATCTTTCTTTTGGCCCAGTCTCCAAGCACGTTCACGTGCTTGAGCATCCGTTGAGGGATTCCAATCAGGatcaaaaagaattacCCTGTCAGCACCAGTCAAATTGACTCCTAATCCACCAACACGAGTAGTTAGAAGAAACACATCAAAATactcatttttattaaagttGTCCACCAAATCTTGTCTTAAAGCAATAGATGTGCTACCATCCATGCGACAGTAATGAACATCCGGCAAATCCTTTAATCCTATTTCCAGTATGTCGAGCATTTGGCGAGTCTGAGAAAATAGAAGAGTTCTATGTCCTTGTTTTTTCCACAAAGTTAGTAATGCTCTAATAACCTTCAGTTTGCCAGACTTTTCAGGATCACCATAGTTGTAATCTTCTTTATGTAACAAGTACTCTCGAGTTACAAGATCTGGATgattacaaatttttcgTAGTATATCAATTCCATAAAGCATTTGACGCTTTCCGTTCAAGATCTTTTGCATATCAGAGCCTTGCAAAAAATCTTGGTAAGCTTTCCTTTGTAAAGGAGTCAGCTTACAGAACAATACTTGTTCGGACTTCTTAGGTAAATCTGCAGCAACGTCAAGCTTCATTCTTCTAAGTAAATAAGGAGAAATTAAATCTCGAAGCATGCAGGCGCATTTATAAGCGGTTTGCACTTGAACATTTGAAGCATTGGCATAACCACCAATATTAATAGGTAAGGcaaattgattttgaaataccGGTAATGTACCCAATCTTCCAGGAAatacaaaatcaaataaattccAAAGCTCGGTAAGGTTGTTCTGGATCGGAGTCCCTGAGAGGATAATCCTATTCACAGTACGGATTTGCTTACACGAAATAGATATTTCAGAATCTGGGTTTCGTATTTTGTGCCCTTCATCCAAAACACAATAACCCCATTCCCGTGGTAAAATCAAATCACCATATATCCTTAAACCAGCATATGTTGTAATTAAAATGTGGCCTCTAGTGAAGACACTTTCAACTAAGTTCTTAGCGTATCTGTGGAATGAACTTGAAGCACCTCTTAATTTTATGGAGGTTTTGCTTTCTTCCGCTTCACTTTCAGAAGCGTCAGATTCATACTGTCTCTTTTCGCGTGAAGCACGCTGTCCGCTGCCAGTAGCATGAAGAACAACAACACGTAATGGAGCCCACCATGTATGAAACTCATTAACCCACTGCTTCATTAAAGTCGCTGGACAAACGATAAGTGCAGgcttttgaaatttgcCAGAGTGATGCAAAGACGAAAGGAAAGATACTATTTGAATAGTTTTTCCTAGTCCCATTTCATCACCAATGATTCCTCCGGCCTCTTGACAATAGAGTTCCCATAACCATTGTACGCAAGTGACTTGATAACGGAAAAGATGTGGGCGAATATCACCTGGGATGGTAAATCCACCCTCAAAAGTCTGTCCTTTTTTGGAAGGATGAGGTAGTAACCACTCATCTTTACCTTCAAACTCTCCTCTATCTTTATTGTTTTCAGATGCTGAGGCCTGATCTCGTAATTCCTTACGATTCGCACACCAAGCATTAAGCCTTTGTCGATATACCAAATCATCTCCATCATCTATAGCGGCAGTTACTACTTTCTCCGTAACAGCATCCACAGTTACGTACTCATCTTTTTCGTCTCTTGGAATAATCCCATGATCAATATTTGACGGCTCCGAACTCAAATGAGGTGCCGTTTCATAGTATGTTCCTTCAGACTTTATAACAGCCTCACGAATGCTAGattcatcatcaaaatcaacttctttttgtaGTCCAGAGAGATTTCGAAACGGTGTAACCTTACCAGTACGGATGAGCTCTTGTCTTTCCAATTCTTCAGTCGAAAATGCACCTATACCAGGGGCATTTGCCGAATCTTCGTTATTAAGTCTTCTCTTAATATCATTTTCGTCTGATTGTAAACTTTGAAGAGTGTCTCGGAATTTAGATAATTGTTTGCGGAAGTTCTCCTTGACACTTATTTTTGTAAGTCGACTGTCTATACGCTCATCAAGGCGAcgtattttttcttttacagAAGATATTTCTTTCCTGACTTTTTGAAGTCTCTTCTTTTCGATCTCTCGACTTTCATGTGCAATGTACTCACTAGCAGTATTCGTAACATCGCGTTCCAAATTCTCTTGGTCAACCGAAAAAACCCCTAAATGGGATAGATCTTCATTGACACTCATATCCTATCAATTTCTTAAATAAAGTCTCATTTTCAGACTCACTGcaaatttaagaaaatacTTTGTTGTTTGGTTAAGGGCAAAATTACATATTCCTTCATGCTGCTCCTGTTATAGCGAGAAGCAATGAACCACACAAAGCAATAACGAATAAATCCTTATTTCTAAATGACATTGTCAATGCTAGATAAACTCACGTTTCTGCGCGCGGATTGTATATTCGCAGACTTTTAAAGTAATGGAGGTGCAAAAGGGTTTAATTGAAGCTTTTTATAATACATATCCATTAGAAAAGGCAAAAGAACTGGATAAGAGTCCACTTTGTTCTGAATATGAATTATTCATCAAAGAATTATGGCCTTCGATTGTTGAGAGTTTTCATAACTCAACTGAGTTTGAAACGGCAATAAGATTTTGCTGTTATGAAACAGCAGTATGTGCTTTTTCCATAATGAAGTTTTCCTTAAGTTACTAATTGTTATTTTCGTGTAGCGCAAAAGTGAGATTGGATTGGAGGAGCGattaaaatgtttatttgcGATTTTGGATCTCTTAGTAATAGGGAACGAAATTAACGAAAGCTTCTGTGATCACCTGTTGCCTTTTCTAATCTTGGAAGAGCTGATGGACATTCACACCGTCAACGAATGCGCCAAATTatatgaatattttgaaaccaGACCTAGCTTGATGAAAGGTATTGTCAGCAATCGTGGAAGAGGACCCGTTTTGCTTCGGATATCAAATGAATTACTCCGGCGTCTTTCTCGGCaagaaaattcatctttttgtGGGCGGATCGATATTCTGCTAAGTAAGGCTTTCCCCCCTGAAGAACGGAGTGGAGCCAATTTACGTGGAGATTATAATACTGTTCATTCTTTTGGGAAGGTAGAACTGTCACCACCATCCACACCCATTTCGGACCGAACAGACCTCTCATATCACAAAAAACTTAATACCTTATTTACTGCTTATTGGGATTTGCAGTGTATGTGCTCCAACCCTCCTAAATTACTAGCAAGTGATACCTTACCTAAGTTTATAGATGCAGCTGGTTCTGCAATACAGGCATTCGAATCTATATTACAAAATACGTTCTTCAATGGGAAGTCAAACCCTACAATTGATCCAAACTCTAGCTCATTACTTtctgaaaaatatataactTTGGATAAAGGATTTCCTtctaaatatatatattctCGGTCGCTTTTTGAATACCAACTTTCAGATGAAGATTTCCGGTTACAGGCTATTTTacaattaattattattttcgaCTTTTTGCTTGACCATTCTAAAGAACGAATTGAAAGGAGAACTCTTGAAAAATGGACAAATAAGGCGGTAATTCCCATTGTTATTTTGTCTGACGAAGATGtatgttcttttttagaCTCGAAAAAAACTGATTTTATTGATTGCTAATATGTAGACCTCAAAGTTAAATGAATTATCCAAAGAAGCATATAGTTTCTTACATACTGCCCGGTGTGGTTCTGTGCAAAGAAccattaaagaaattatacATATTGAGGGTAATTGGAAATTATGGAAAGGGCTTGGCTGCCCTTCCCTTGAAAAACCCCTAGTAGATAAAGCGGCTATTGATGAAGCTGTCGAAGGCTTAAAAAAGCTTACAAACACCCCAGTGAAATTAAGATTTGCTATGGGAAATGCTGCTTTGTCGAGGCTCTGGGAGCAGGCTGGAGAAAATACCCTTGATGATCTCAAAAAGGAGGAAAGGTACCGGATTCCATCACCTGAGAGCTTTTTATCTGGCGTTAAAGCAGACAAGTTTGAAATAGAAGAGGCAGTTAGAGATGATGACAAGCATTTCCATGAACAGTCCTTGGCAACGAAGACATGGCGTGCCTTTCGTTCAGCAATTAATAGCCATCTTCAAAACTTTTCGGATACCGGACTAGGTGATGTTGAATTGCTTTGTAATTCCATTGAGGGCAAACCGACTACATCGAAAATTACACCCTCTATTCCTCCAGCTTTTGATATTCATATTATAGAAGGAGAAGAGTTATTAgaggaaatgaaaaagaggGAGAATGTCAAGCACAATTCTCAAAACTTTGCAAGTCCTATGCAAACAGATGCTGAAGGTGATATTGTCCAAaatgaagaggaaaaagaaagcgtTGAGgttgaagaaggaaaacataaaaatgaCTTGCCAAAGGTATCACCTAAACCCCCAACTGAGGGTGTGGACAGTGAAGTAAACGGTGAATCTTTGGTTCAGGTTAATAAGGTTCTCAAATCAGAAGATGATAATACATCTGAAGCTTCAAAGGACCCATCTTCACATGTGAAATCTCCcgaaaatattgaaaaactaaaacaaaatgatGATCACTTTGAGGTCACAGAAGAAATTACTTCCACCATAAATTCTAAAATATCTGAAAAGCAAGAGAATAATGTTGCTGAAACTATATTGGAAGTAACATCTAGTCCAAAATCTTCTGAAAATAGTCAAAAGCAGTCAGAGATTACTAAAAAGCGAGGACGGGATGAGGAAGATGAACCTTCTGACCTTCATTCAAGCCCTAAAAGGCCAAAAACTGGAGAGGATGGAGAAATTGTATTATAATCATTAAATCAATTACACATATGTGATAAGTGCTTAGTTATGATTGAGTCAgaaaatgtatatatagTTAATGTTTTGATCTAGCGTGTTTTTGTATGCGcttatataaaataaaattacatCCTTTTAGTAGAGCTACTGTAAAGATGAatttcattgtttattgATGGGTAAATTACGCTTATTTACTAAACTGCACACATTTTTTGACAGTTGAATACGTTCACATGTTCAATATGAAAACATTCTAaagtcaaattttttatttttcaacaaatgCAACAATAAAAGCGGGTTATAAGTACAGAACTTTTCCAATATCGATGGATCAGATTTGAAACAGACTTATACAATTTGACAACAACGTTGAATtgtaaaatatgtttttgcGTATTTAAACTCCATCCTATCAATTCAATACTAAGTCATAACTTGCTTTACCATACCACATAACACAGAAAAATTGATGCACTATGACAACTGAGACTtcgtaaaataaatagctGAAAACTCTGCAATTGCagaaaatattcaaaaaaattatatcaAATGAGTTAATGATTTGAAACACTGTCTTCGTATTTGAAGAATCCAATTAATTAGTTCCGCATGCATTatatctttttcaataaaaagaattcatCCTAATAACAGCGTACTAAAACTGCCGTAAACagaataattatttttttcacaaAATCACATGATATAGAAACTCATtaagataaatttttattttttttgtctgAGATACTTGGCAAAGGACCATGTCTCTTTTCCCAACATTTCCTGAATTCTTCCATCTAAAAATATCAGAATTagctaaattttttaaagacaTATAATTACCTGTTCTGTACATTTCCTCCAATCATGAGTATCCCAATAGCAATCATTCAGTCGAAGGTGCTCTTCTACACATCCACCTTTTTCAAGAGCAGTGTCCCATACatctttttcctcttcttctccGTCAGGagttttttcaatactatccattcagaaaaaataaattgatgctttataatgtaaaaaatatgcaaaaCCCAAAGTGTTTTGCTGAGTAAGGTAAAGCAGCAGatatttgattatttaaGGAGAATGACCGAGAGACGACAGAAAAGGTGCAAAGAcaaataaacaagaaaatacAGAATAAAGCTTGTCAGTATTAGAGAAAATAAGTTAATAGCTACTACAAAGGTTTTAAATGACCAACTGACTTCACCGCGGAATTTGAGATCGGTAACGGGGTTGATTGGGGTCAATGGGTATAGCAACTGCAGGGCTTTTAGTATTTTCATgatcttcattttcaatgtttttaatCGTAGATTTTTGGGAGGTTTTATTTCCATGGGATGAACCTCGCATCACAAGGTCTGCCAACTTTGCGTTTCGTACTTCACCCTCAGGTCCTCCAAGAGAACGAGGTTTTCCCCATTGAACTTTCAGTCGAAACCCCTCTATAACAACATTTCCATCGGGAGATGCCGCCGCCGCAATCTCAGCACTAGAACGAGTTTTAAAGTTTACGAATGCGCATTTTGCTCGATGAGAACACACAACTGATTTAAGAGGCCCATATTGTTCAAAATGTTTACGAATTTTATAGTCAGCTAGTTCATCTTCGACGCCAATAAGGAAAAGGGATGCCTAAATGTTAGCACAATACAATGCGCCATCAAGCttaaattacttttaagTCGCACTtacgatttttttatctttagGAGGTTCCATATTAATAGACAAGGAAACATTCccattaataattttttt
Above is a genomic segment from Schizosaccharomyces pombe strain 972h- genome assembly, chromosome: III containing:
- the rhp26 gene encoding SNF2 family helicase Rhp26  (SNF2 family DNA-dependent ATPase (human ERCC6) Rhp26), which codes for MSVNEDLSHLGVFSVDQENLERDVTNTASEYIAHESREIEKKRLQKVRKEISSVKEKIRRLDERIDSRLTKISVKENFRKQLSKFRDTLQSLQSDENDIKRRLNNEDSANAPGIGAFSTEELERQELIRTGKVTPFRNLSGLQKEVDFDDESSIREAVIKSEGTYYETAPHLSSEPSNIDHGIIPRDEKDEYVTVDAVTEKVVTAAIDDGDDLVYRQRLNAWCANRKELRDQASASENNKDRGEFEGKDEWLLPHPSKKGQTFEGGFTIPGDIRPHLFRYQVTCVQWLWELYCQEAGGIIGDEMGLGKTIQIVSFLSSLHHSGKFQKPALIVCPATLMKQWVNEFHTWWAPLRVVVLHATGSGQRASREKRQYESDASESEAEESKTSIKLRGASSSFHRYAKNLVESVFTRGHILITTYAGLRIYGDLILPREWGYCVLDEGHKIRNPDSEISISCKQIRTVNRIILSGTPIQNNLTELWNLFDFVFPGRLGTLPVFQNQFALPINIGGYANASNVQVQTAYKCACMLRDLISPYLLRRMKLDVAADLPKKSEQVLFCKLTPLQRKAYQDFLQGSDMQKILNGKRQMLYGIDILRKICNHPDLVTREYLLHKEDYNYGDPEKSGKLKVIRALLTLWKKQGHRTLLFSQTRQMLDILEIGLKDLPDVHYCRMDGSTSIALRQDLVDNFNKNEYFDVFLLTTRVGGLGVNLTGADRVILFDPDWNPSTDAQARERAWRLGQKKDVVVYRLMTAGTIEEKIYHRQIFKQFLTNKILKDPKQRRFFKMTDLHDLFTLGDNKTEGTETGSMFLGSERVLRKDNSSRNGNEAEDIPARDRKKHKIHDKGKKVNSSKVFEKMGIASMEKYKPPQESNVTKTNSDSTLGDDSVLDDIFASAGIQSTLKHDDIMEASQTESILVEKEATRVANEALRAVSSFRRPPRQLIPPQQSTNVPGTSKPSGPITSSTLLARLKQRR
- the tho1 gene encoding THO complex subunit Tho1, with translation MEVQKGLIEAFYNTYPLEKAKELDKSPLCSEYELFIKELWPSIVESFHNSTEFETAIRFCCYETARKSEIGLEERLKCLFAILDLLVIGNEINESFCDHLLPFLILEELMDIHTVNECAKLYEYFETRPSLMKGIVSNRGRGPVLLRISNELLRRLSRQENSSFCGRIDILLSKAFPPEERSGANLRGDYNTVHSFGKVELSPPSTPISDRTDLSYHKKLNTLFTAYWDLQCMCSNPPKLLASDTLPKFIDAAGSAIQAFESILQNTFFNGKSNPTIDPNSSSLLSEKYITLDKGFPSKYIYSRSLFEYQLSDEDFRLQAILQLIIIFDFLLDHSKERIERRTLEKWTNKAVIPIVILSDEDTSKLNELSKEAYSFLHTARCGSVQRTIKEIIHIEGNWKLWKGLGCPSLEKPLVDKAAIDEAVEGLKKLTNTPVKLRFAMGNAALSRLWEQAGENTLDDLKKEERYRIPSPESFLSGVKADKFEIEEAVRDDDKHFHEQSLATKTWRAFRSAINSHLQNFSDTGLGDVELLCNSIEGKPTTSKITPSIPPAFDIHIIEGEELLEEMKKRENVKHNSQNFASPMQTDAEGDIVQNEEEKESVEVEEGKHKNDLPKVSPKPPTEGVDSEVNGESLVQVNKVLKSEDDNTSEASKDPSSHVKSPENIEKLKQNDDHFEVTEEITSTINSKISEKQENNVAETILEVTSSPKSSENSQKQSEITKKRGRDEEDEPSDLHSSPKRPKTGEDGEIVL
- the coa4 gene encoding respiratory chain complex assembly protein gives rise to the protein MDSIEKTPDGEEEEKDVWDTALEKGGCVEEHLRLNDCYWDTHDWRKCTEQMEEFRKCWEKRHGPLPSISDKKNKNLS